Proteins encoded in a region of the Balaenoptera ricei isolate mBalRic1 chromosome 19, mBalRic1.hap2, whole genome shotgun sequence genome:
- the TERF2IP gene encoding telomeric repeat-binding factor 2-interacting protein 1, producing MAEAMDLGKDPNGPTHSSTLFVREDGSSMSFYVRPSPAKRRLSTLILHGGGTLCRVQEPGAVLLAQPGEAAAEASGDFISTQYILDCVERNERLELEAYRLGPAPGADQAPETKPGAQVGGAAAAEPELQPHAGRMVFTDADDVAILTYVKEHARSPSSVTGNALWKAMEKSSLTQHSWQSMKDRYLKRLRGQEHKYLLGEAPVSPSSHKLKRKAEQDPEDADSGEPQNKRTPDLPEEEFEKEEIKENEEAVKKMLVEATREFEEIVVDESPDFEIHITMCDDDPPTPEEDSETQPDEEEEEEEKVSAPEVGAAIKIIRQLMEKFNLDLSTVTQAFLKNSGELEATSSFLESGQRADGYPIWSRQDDLDLQKDDEGTRDALVKKFGAQNVARRIEFRKK from the exons ATGGCTGAGGCGATGGATTTGGGCAAAGACCCCAATGGGCCAACCCATTCCTCGACTCTGTTCGTGAGGGAGGATGGCAGCTCCATGTCCTTCTACGTGCGTCCCAGCCCGGCGAAGCGCCGGCTCTCGACTCTCATCCTGCACGGCGGCGGCACCTTGTGTCGCGTGCAGGAGCCCGGGGCCGTGCTGCTGGCTCAGCCCGGGGAGGCGGCGGCCGAGGCCTCGGGCGACTTCATCTCCACGCAGTACATCCTGGACTGCGTGGAGCGCAACGAGAGGCTCGAGCTGGAGGCCTACCGGTTGGGCCCGGCTCCAGGGGCCGACCAGGCCCCAGAGACGAAGCCCGGGGCTCAGGTTGGGGGCGCCGCCGCCGCGGAGCCCGAGCTGCAGCCGCACGCGGGGCGGATGGTCTTCACGGACGCGGACGACGTGGCCATCTTGACCTACGTGAAGGAACATGCTCGCTCGCCCAGCTCCGTCACCGGCAACGCCTTGTGGAAAGCGATGGAGAAGAGCTCGCTCACCCAGCACTCGTGGCAGTCCATGAAGGACCGCTACCTCAAGCGCCTGCGGGGCCAGGAGCATAAGTACCTGTTGGGGGAGGCCCCAGTGAGCCCCTCCTCCCATAAACTCAAGCGGAAAGCTGAGCAAGACCCCGAGGATGCTGATAGCGGGG AACCACAGAATAAGAGAACTCCAGACTTGCCTgaagaagaatttgaaaaggaagagaTCAAAGAGAATGAAGAAGCAGTCAAAAAGATGCTTGTAGAAGCCACCCGGGAGTTTGAGGAGATTGTG GTGGATGAGAGCCCTGATTTTGAAATACATATAACAATGTGTGATGATGATCCACCCACACCTGAGGAAGACTCAGAAACACAGcctgatgaagaagaagaagaagaagaaaaggtttCCGCACCAGAGGTGGGAGCTGCCATTAAGATCATCCGGCAGTTAATGGAAAAGTTTAACTTGGATCTGTCAACAGTTACACAGGCCTTCCTAAAAAATAGTGGTGAGCTGGAGGCTACTTCCTCCTTTTTAGAGTCTGGTCAGAGGGCTGATGGGTATCCCATTTGGTCCCGACAGGATGACTTAGATTTGCAAAAAGATGATGAGGGTACCCGAGATGCACTGGTCAAAAAATTTGGTGCTCAGAATGTAGCTCGGAGGATTGAATTCCGAAAGAAATAA
- the DUXB gene encoding LOW QUALITY PROTEIN: double homeobox protein B (The sequence of the model RefSeq protein was modified relative to this genomic sequence to represent the inferred CDS: inserted 1 base in 1 codon), protein MGALKLENAISNLRDSHIPLQKETWQGKIIYNQSQKNILQAWFEHDPYPEKASRKQLAKEIGIPESKIQLSVSFLFHYLSGSRSQSNILVQAFKRNQLFDIANRKTLXQTGIPELRIQFENRARIACLMMSTSPVFLTEMWFQDPRSLYPGQSRSETVNSLVDGPNGRPGLTAQQHEIDLCTLPGRSHHFPSSSSFSRNQPLLPVLLPSRVSSVPCVIQGQSVMMQPLQAVQRGDNSPSTLTLGNYVPVLLTMGGDPDTQYPFWPQYQEERQDHQEQTDMGVLQLEDYSQPQAEHKKQPPQDLSQVDISYFLQWWDECCQALTAEWDPQKGTH, encoded by the exons ATGGGTGCTTTGAAGTTAGAGAATGCAATTTCAAATTTAAGAGACAGCC ACATACCATTACAAAAAGAAACCTGGCAAGGCAAGATTATTTACAACCAGAGTCAAAAGAATATCCTCCAAGCATGGTTTGAACATGACCCTTACCCTGAAAAAGCAAGCAGGAAACAACTGGCCAAGGAAATTGGCATTCCAGAATCTAAAATTCAGCTAAGTGtcagttttctatttcattatctgTCAGGTTCAAG ATCTCAATCAAACATTCTAGTTCAAGCCTTCAAGAGGAACCAACTCTTTGATATTGCAAACAGGAAAACAC GCCAAACAGGCATTCCAGAATTGAGAATTCAA TTTGAGAACAGAGCCAGAATCGCTTGTCTTATGATGTCCACGTCTCCGGTTTTTCTCACGGAGATGTGGTTTCAGGACCCAAGATCTCTGTACCCTGGGCAGAGTAGAAGTGAGACTGTGAATTCCTTGGTAGATGGCCCAAATGGGAGACCTGGTCTGACAGCTCAGCAGCACGAAATTGACCTGTGCACTCTCCCAGGCAGATCTCATCATTTTCCTTCCTCCAGTTCTTTCAGCAGGAACCAACCACTTCTACCTGTTCTTCTCCCATCCCGCGTATCCTCTGTCCCTTGTGTGATCCAAGGACAAAGTGTCATGATGCAGCCCCTGCAGGCTGTGCAGAGAGGAGACAACTCTCCCTCTACTCTAACACTTGGGAATTATGTGCCAGTACTGCTGACTATGGGAGGAGACCCAGATACTCAGTATCCTTTCTGGCCCCAATACCAAGAAGAACGCCAGGATCACCAAGAACAGACTGACATGGGAGTACTGCAGTTGGAAGACTATTCTCAGCCTCAAGCTGAGCACAAAAAACAACCACCACAGGATCTGAGCCAGGTGGACATATCTTACTTTCTGCAGTGGTGGGATGAGTGCTGCCAGGCTCTGACTGCAGAGTGGGATCCTCAAAAAGGGACCCACTGA